Proteins from a genomic interval of Bradyrhizobium sp. CCGB01:
- a CDS encoding response regulator transcription factor, with protein sequence MAKTPVIAIVDDDEGVRTSLASLVRSLGYEAHAYASGVDFLREPAGEDPACMIADVQMPVVTGDELQARLVASGRRFPIIFMTAFPSEPVRQRVMAAGAHCYLGKPSSGDEIIRCLEEALAGHAPQ encoded by the coding sequence ATGGCCAAAACCCCGGTGATTGCGATCGTGGACGACGACGAAGGCGTTCGCACGTCGCTGGCCAGCTTGGTGCGTTCGCTCGGCTATGAAGCCCACGCCTACGCGTCCGGTGTCGACTTTCTGCGGGAACCGGCGGGAGAAGATCCGGCCTGCATGATCGCCGACGTTCAGATGCCGGTCGTTACCGGCGATGAATTGCAGGCGCGCCTGGTTGCCTCCGGGCGCCGTTTCCCGATCATTTTCATGACCGCGTTCCCCAGCGAACCCGTACGCCAGCGCGTCATGGCGGCTGGCGCGCATTGCTATCTCGGCAAGCCATCCAGCGGCGACGAGATCATCCGCTGCCTCGAAGAGGCTCTGGCGGGCCACGCGCCGCAATAG
- a CDS encoding response regulator transcription factor, which yields MTRPNQVQPPAQSSSPVVIIVDDDASIRASLDSLFRSVGLETCLFGSPAELLGGTMPDGPACIVLDVRLPGVSGLDLQGQLARQGIGYPIIFMTGHGDIPMSVRAMKAGAVDFLSKPFRDQDMLDAVTAALERDAQRRAEAATKEDIRIQYESLTAREREVMGHVTAGLMNKQVAGLIGLSEITVKIHRGNVMRKMEARSLADLVRKAEALGIFQTRKTTDQT from the coding sequence ATGACACGCCCAAACCAAGTGCAACCGCCGGCCCAATCCTCCAGTCCAGTCGTCATCATCGTTGACGACGACGCGAGCATCCGTGCCTCGCTCGACAGCCTGTTCCGATCCGTCGGCCTCGAGACGTGCCTGTTCGGCTCGCCGGCCGAGCTGCTTGGCGGCACGATGCCCGACGGCCCAGCCTGCATCGTGCTGGACGTCCGGCTCCCGGGCGTGAGTGGCCTCGATCTCCAGGGGCAACTGGCCCGCCAGGGCATCGGTTATCCAATCATCTTCATGACCGGTCATGGGGACATTCCCATGTCGGTGCGCGCCATGAAGGCCGGTGCCGTGGATTTCCTGTCCAAGCCGTTTCGCGATCAGGACATGCTGGACGCCGTGACGGCAGCGCTCGAGCGCGATGCGCAGCGCCGCGCGGAAGCCGCGACGAAGGAAGATATCCGCATCCAGTACGAGAGCCTGACGGCCCGCGAGCGCGAGGTGATGGGCCATGTTACCGCCGGCTTGATGAACAAGCAGGTGGCAGGCCTGATCGGCCTCAGCGAGATCACCGTGAAGATTCACCGCGGCAACGTCATGCGCAAGATGGAGGCAAGGTCGCTGGCCGACCTCGTTCGCAAGGCCGAAGCGCTCGGGATATTCCAGACCCGAAAGACTACTGACCAAACCTGA